In the genome of Marinomonas algicola, the window AGGATCGTATCGATCTCCTTCATCCCGCATAAACGCATGTTGAGCATTAAATTCCAGCCAAGTAAAATTACGATCCGTATCGATTAATTGCTGATATATTTTTTGCCTGCCGGTTGTCGACACATGTGGATCTTGTTTGCCCCAAACACAGACGATTTCACCCTGAATATCTTTGGTTCGACTAAAAGAATCATTGCCTTCTTGACAAGGAATCGTGTTGGAATGTATGTCGGTTGCGTACAAACAAAATGCCGATTTAATTTCTGGGTTGAGAGCCGCGCGGTAGGCTAAATGTCCGCCAAGGCACACCCCCATACTACCAAATTGACCCGTGCAGTAGTCTTGTTTAGAGAAATAATCCATCATTGCTTGGGTGTCAGAGTCGTGAGCTTCTAACGTTTTAGTGAATTTGTCTGCATTTCCCTTTTCTTTACCAGCGTCATCGTAGCCAAGTACAGTACCAATAGGGTTTAACTCATGAAACACTTCTGGGACTATCACAATAAAACCATGCCCTGCCATAATACTGGCGGTGCGACCAATAGGCGCCGTTTGTTGGAAAATTTCTGAGTAAAAAATTATACATGGAAAAGCGCCACTTTCCTGAGGGCGATAGACAGTGCTGCGCATGACTCCTGTTGGTGTGTTTAAATCTACATCATGTTTTTGGATAATCATAAAGGCCTTATTTGAAATGAGACGGTTAAAACTGGAATTAAACGTGAGATTAGAGCGAAGGTCTAATGTTATTTCGCTCGATCTATTGCTTAGCGGTCATGAGCTGGTCAGTTGAATGCAGGTGCCGCCCATTTCTTTAGTATCTTCTTGATCATGGGTGACTAAAATAGTTGGCAGTTGAGCGCGTTGGATTTGTTCTAATACAAATGATCTCACGCCGTCACGCAATGTCTTGTCTAACTTACCAAATGGTTCATCTAATAATAGGTATTTAGGTTCTGATAATAACGTCCTCAACAAGGAAATACGCGCCTTTTGTCCACCTGATAGGCTCGAGGGTAAGTCGTAGGCTTTATCGACCAGATTAAATTCAGATAACCTCTCTAATGCCAGTTGGGACCTCTGTTTACTCTTGATACCTTCCGGGATAGCAAACAGTAAGTTTTCAAGATTGGTTAGGTGGGGGAACAAAAGTGATTCTTGATACAGTATTCCCACATTACGTCTTTCTATAGGTAAATGGCTAAGTTCTTGGTCATCTAGTTTTAAGCTGCCTGACGCTTGAAATGCAGGTGAAAGTGAGCCGGATAAATAGTCTAACAGAGTCGATTTACCACACCCACTTGGCCCCATAATACTCAGAACCTCACCTGGATTGACTAAAGCATTAAAATCGTTAAATAAGTGTTTTTCAGCAAGTTGGATCGTTATTTTTGTGAGTTTCAGCATAAGTGGGTGTCGTTAATTCGTGTCATTATTTAAAGTTTTTAATCGATAAAAGGCGATTTTCAATCGAAAGGGTGTCCAAACTTTAGGTAGCCAAATAGCCATTATAAATACAGACAATGGAAAAAATGCCTGTATAAGAGCCAATAAACTGACCAGCTTTCTTTCGCCCGAGGACGCGATAGTGACGGCTTCCGTTGTTAACGTATTAATCAGTCCATTACCAGCAATAAGCGTTGGTAAATACTGAGCCACACTGACAGAAAAACCAATGGCAAAAGCACTCAAAATTGGGGATGCGAGCATAGGAAGCTTGATTTGGATGAAGGTTTTGCAGGTCGAGCGTTTAAGGGCGCAAGCCTGTATGAAATAATCTTGGTTGTAATCTAAATAAGGGCCGTGAAGCGTTAAATACACGTAAGGTAACGTATAAAAAAGGTGCAACAGAATGACCGATATGTAATCGCCACTGAAACCTGATTTTATCAAGAATATTTGAATGCCAAATAAGAAGCCAACCTGCGGTAATAAGATGGGTAAATAAATTAATCGATCAAATAACGTTTTGCGGCCGACATTAATACGCTTCGATTCCAATAGCACCACGCTTATTATTAACGCCAATAAATTACTTACAATACCAATGAATAGAGTATTGGCACTTAAATCATAGACCAGACTGATGTGCCTATCTAAATTGCTGAGAGACCAAGAGCTAGGCAGTGTATTAGGGAATCGCCAGCGTTTGGCAAAAGACCAAATAAACAAAATGAGCAAGCTTAAAGCGACATTTAAAAGTAGGAAAAAATACAAAGAGCCTATTAATTTGAAGAGTTTTTTTGCGTAAGTCTGACGTGTCCCAGAAGTGGTCTTTTTCTTTGAATACAGGGTGAATAATTGATAACACGCTTCCCAGAGCATAAAAACAATCAGCACTAAAAATAATAAAAAGACAGCGCCAGCCGATGCCACAAATCGCTCGTTTAAATCGGATTCTTTAAACCATCTAAATAATGTCACAGCAAATGTTGATGGTGTGTTGGGACCAATGATTAACGCTAAATCCACCACCGTTAAGCTGAATGCCAGTACGACAAAAACGGGAAGACGTATTAAAGGGTAAATCATTGGGAAGAGTATTTTTTGCCAAACAGTGGATCGGCTGTACCCCATGCTCTGTCCAATTTTTAATGTATCGTCAGCTTTTATTTGGGTGAGGCACGCTAATATAATAAAAATTAAATAAGGCGTTTCTTTTACGATAAGAGCAAATATGAGGGATAAAGCGTATGGATCTTGTACCGTAATCCAGTTTGGCGGGCGATCAAACGAGGTAAAAAGACGAATTAACCAACCACTCGGGCTGAACAAAAAAAGTAACCCGATTGCCATCGCGGCGTGTGGTATGGCTAAGATAGGCGCTAAGCTTTTTTTCACAAGGGACAAGCCCCAGCTGTTATAAAATGCCGCGACGACTGAAAAGGCGATCAGTAAAGACGCTAAAGTGGCTAGGATACCGCTGAATAGAGTCAGTTGGAGGCTACTGACAAATTCAGGTGCCAAAAACAAATCCATCCATGGTTGAATGGAAACACGGTGAGCACCTAGAACAGGCAAATAATGAAATGCTGGCGCAACAATGCCGAGTACACCGACTATGATAAACAGCGCAATGCCCGCCATAATTGTGTTGCTGGCTAAACGTAATGTCATTGAAGTACCTTACGTAATATCAACAGCTAATACGCAAAAAATTATTTTGCATACCGTTGGCGCCATTCTTTTTCTAATGCCGGAACCCAGGAACTGTGTGGTTCAGGCACACTGTTATTTAACGCTTCCAGAGTTAATGTGGCTAAGCCTTTTGGTTGTGCGTCAAACAACAGTTGGTGCTCTCTTTCCATTTTTTCATAACTTAATACCGTTAGATCGCCCCAAACTTCACTATCTTGTTTTTTTAATTGGGCTTCTGGAGACAAAAAGTAGTTGGCAACCACTTGTGCGCCAGCGGTAGCCGGGGAGTTATTAGGAATGGCTAAAAAGTGGGTGTTACTGATGGTGCCTTGATCAAAAATATAAGAACGAACCGTTTTGGCTAAATTGCCTTTGCTGATTTGCACGGAGGCCGCCGAAGTATCAAAACTAAATGCTAAATCAATTTCTTGGTCGTCCAGTAAACGCATCATTTCATCTGCCCCTGATGGGAACGTTGTACCATTGCGCCACGCCACGGGGTGCAATTCGTCTAAATAATCCCATAATGGTGCTGTGGCGGCATTAAAATCAATTGTATCGACAGCTTGTGTTAATAGGTTTTTCTCTTTCATCAATTCATATAAAGCTTGTTTTAAAAAAGTTGTGCCGAGAAATTGTGGTGGCTCTGGATAAGTAACCCTCCCTGGGTGTGATTTCGCATAGACCAATAGGGAGGCAATAGATCGAGGTGGGTTAGGCAGTGTTTGAGTATCGTGAATAAAAACAACCTGCGCTTTCCCCCAAGGTGACTCCATACCGTCAACGGGCGTACCAAAATCCAGGGTTAGACTTTTGTTGGATGATTCATCGATGTATCGATAGTTAGGTAAATTAGTGCTAAAAGGGCCATAAAGAAAATCATTGTCTTTCAACGATCGAAAATTTTCACCATTCAGCCAGATTAAATCGACAGAACCATTACTCACATTTCCAGCGACTTTTTCAGCTAAAATACGTCCTATGGCATCGGCCGTATCAACCAGTTTGATTTGTTTTAGAGTGACGCCATACTGCTCTTGAATGTTTTGGCCAGCCCACTTAATGTAGTCATTAATGTTTTCGGAGCCTCCCCATGCATTAAAGTGCACTGTTTGGCCTTTGGCTTCGTTTAAGGTGGTTTGCCAATCGTTGGCGTGTACTGGATTTAAGCTTGCAGCGATTATAGAAAGTGCGAAGATTTGCTTCATCATATAGAAAACCGTTTTTACGTTAGAATTTGAATTCAAATAAAGTAACTCAATGTTATTTCAAGTATTATTTACTTAACAATACTGACTATGACGCTTTGTCAGGGAAAAAGTTCCCTAACATTACATAATACGCAACCTTCATAAAGCGTATCCCTATATTTAAGAGATATATTCAAGAGACGAGTATGCCTTATCAGATCATGACACACAATTTGCCTTCCGCAACGCCTGGAACCAGTAGGCTAATAAAAGCCCATCATTTTGGTAAGATAGGTGCTCGCCCTAAAGTGTACTTACAAGCGGGTCTTCATGCCGATGAGTGGCCGGGATTTTTAGTCTTGAATGCGCTCATAAAAAAACTAAAACAAGCTGAGCAAGAGGGGGCTATTTTAGGTGAGATTATAGTGGTACCCGTTGCCAACCCAATTGGTTTAGCGCAAAACTTTCATGGTTATATCCCTGGGCGTTTTGCCTTTAGTGATGGTGGCGGTAATTTTAATCGTAATTGGCCGCAGATTGCTGAAAAAGTAGAAAAAAAGATACGTCAAGATATCGATGGATCGCCTGAGCATAATACGGCATTGATACGTAAGGCTATCATGGAAGAGGTGATCAAGCTGCCTGAAAATACGGAGCTGCAAGGATTGCGCAAAACGTTGCTGCTTATGTCTATGGACGCCGATGACGTGTTGGATCTGCATTGTTCTGGTGAGTCTTGTATGCATGCGTATTTACCTCAAGAGTTTGAGGCGTATTTTAAGCCACTGTTAGTGCATCTAAAGGCGAAGCTCGGCTTATCTGAATTGGAAACAGGCGCGGCTTCTTTTGATGAAACAAACGTAGCCGTTTGGCGTCATTTAAAGAAAGATTTTGCCCATTTGGTTCCATGGGGGTGCCGCTCGCTTACCCTCGAGCTTAGAGGGGAAAATGACATCAGCAAAGAGATGGCAGAGGAAGATGCCGCTGGGTTATTTGCCTACTTGATTGATCGTAACGTCGTTAATGCTTTGCCGGTAGACCCGCCCCAATCAGAGCTCAGCTATTTCCCGTTAGATGCCATGGATCTTGTTAAAGCACCCTGTGCCGGCATTGTTTGTTATCACAAGAATATTGGAGATACAGTAGAAGAAGGCGAGGTAATTGGGGAAGTGGTTGACCTTATGAGCGATGACGTTGAGCAAAGCAGTCATCGGCTTATCTCCCGAACGAATGGTGTTTTATTTGCGCGTTTACAGCGGCGGTTAGTGATCTGTGGCGAGTCAATCGCTAAAATAGCGGGTAAAGAGCATTTAGCTTACAGAGAGATAGGAAACCTTTTTGAAGACAAATAACACCTCAACCTTTACGCATGAACAGCAACAGGTTATTCAGCATAATATAGCAACGCACGCCAAGGTAGTGGCGGTTGCTGGTGCGGGCAAAACCACTACTTTGATTGCGCGAATTGAATTTTTGTTGCAGCAGGGTGTGCCAATTCAAAAAATTGGCGTATTCATGTTCAATAAAAGTGCTCAAGAAGAGTTTTTGCAGCGCTTAACCTGTTACTTAAATGAACGTAGTTACCATCAAACCCCTCATGTTATGACGTTCCATAGCTTTGGTTTAAAACTGTGCCGACGCATGGAACAAGCTAATTTACTTTCGAGTGCCGATTTAATTACTGATGACTTTTCGCTGGTTCGTCTGATTCGAGAAGGCATGCAACAGTTGGTAAAAAAAGGTAAAAAAGTGTCCTTAATGGACGAAAAAGAGTGGTTAGAAGATGCCCTTATGTTTATCGATCATGTTAAGGCGGCGGCTGAAGATGCGCATTTAGTCTATAAGAAATCCAGTTTTAATTCTGATCGAGACTTTTTCCCAGATTTATATAACGCCATAGAAGGAATTCGAAAGCGACGTAACCAACGATTTTTTTCCGATTTAACACTCGATCCATTGGCCGCCATTGAGCAGGATGATTTAGCTGAACCTATCTTAATACAGGGATTGGTGCCGGATTATGACTATTTGTTAATTGATGAATTTCAGGACATTAATCCTTGTCAGTATCGGCTATTAAAAGCGCTATATAAACACAGTAAATGGATGATTGTTGGAGATGTTCAGCAGTGTATTTATGAGTGGCGTGGCGCCAATCCGCATATCATGTCAACCGAATTTGATGAAGATTTTCACCAGAGTGACACAACGAATAATAACGTTTCAAGCTATGCATTAAGCCAAAGTTTCCGTTTTGGACATCAAGTTGGTTTAATGGCATCGAATACTATTGATCGCAATAATGCAGAGAACCTGGTGATTGGTACAGGTAATACAACGGCCTTTTCTTTTGCTAAAAGTGAGAAGGCAGGGCAGGCGTTATTAACGGAATTAAAGCAGTGGGTCACTCAGGGAGAGCGGCTTGATGATGTGGCTGTATTGGTTCGTTTGTACAGTGACATGGTACCGGTTCAACTGGCCTTGATGCATAAAAATATTCCTTATCATTTGCATGGCGATTCACCACTGTTAGAGAATCGTCAAATCAGAATGCTGCTGGCCTACTTGGCGGTGATGGCAGAGGGTTTTGATAATCCCCAAAGGTTTCATAGTAAGCAAGATATTGATTATTTATTAACGGTACCGAGTCTGTCTCTCTCTATGAATGAAAGGCGTCAATTTTCACAGCGTTGCATGACATCCCCTCATTTGATCCCTCAATTGATTGAAGAGCTAAGTGACCAACAAGAGGGCTGGAAAGGTAAAAAATTACAGCAACGTTCAGATTGGTTAAGAAGTCTGGCTTTGTATCGGAATGACCCTGCTGGTGGTTTGCAACATACCATCGAAAAACTGGGCATTTATCGTTACTTTGAAAGTACCAGTAGTAAAGATATACAGGCTAAAGAAAAAATCGCTACCTGTGACGCTTTTATTGCTTATGTACGAGGAGTAGGGGGAACGGCCGATGATATTCTCGATCAATTATTGGCCTTGGCCAAATCGCCATCTGAAGAAGATCATAATCATGGTGTTCACCTTATGACGATTCATAAATCAAAAGGACTTGAGTTCGGTAAAGTCATTATGACTGGCTTACAGGAAGGGCGTTTCCCCTATTATGAAAAAGAAGTCGATTTAGCTCAGATTGAAGCTGAAAGACGGCTCTTTTATGTTGGGATTACTCGTGCAAAAAAACGCCTTGTATTTTTGCATCAACCAACAAAGTCAGAAAACAAGCTACTTTTGGAAGGGCGTTTATCAAATAAAAGAGTCACGACAGCTGGGCTCTCGCGTTTTGTTTTCGAATCTTGTCCTTTTATTGCTCAACAGGTGATTGAGGCCGAAGTCAAAATTGAGCAACATCAAGAGTTTGAAAACATTAAGATGGATAACCCCAAGGCAACACAACGCTATCTAGAAAGTGTTTCCTTTAAAAGTGCAAAAAAACTAAAAATTAACGTTCAAGAAGTGAGAACTTTGCAGGTGGGTGATCGTGTACGGCATGAAAAATTTGGCAGTGGTGTGGTATTAAACTTGGACCAAAAAGGCAATAAAATGATCATAATTGATTTTGATCTGGAGGGAGTGAAAACCTTTAATCCCAAGCACACCCGTTTATTGAAAGAAATGGCCACTTAAAGTTCACATGATAATATTGTTTATTTATGACAAGGTATTTAACTAGGGTGTAGCACATGAACACAATTCCTTTAATTGACTTTGAACGCTTGCAGCACGCTGATGCGGCATTACGTTCTACTGAAATTAGCAAGCTTGATCAAGCGTGTCGTGACGTTGGTTTCTTTTATTTGGTAAATACCTCCATTGACGCCTCTGAAATGGCTCAATTAATGGGCGCCGCGAAAACATTTTTTGCTTTACCTCAATCGGATAAAGAAGCCATTGATATTAAACACAGCCTTAA includes:
- a CDS encoding dienelactone hydrolase family protein, giving the protein MIIQKHDVDLNTPTGVMRSTVYRPQESGAFPCIIFYSEIFQQTAPIGRTASIMAGHGFIVIVPEVFHELNPIGTVLGYDDAGKEKGNADKFTKTLEAHDSDTQAMMDYFSKQDYCTGQFGSMGVCLGGHLAYRAALNPEIKSAFCLYATDIHSNTIPCQEGNDSFSRTKDIQGEIVCVWGKQDPHVSTTGRQKIYQQLIDTDRNFTWLEFNAQHAFMRDEGDRYDPALALECYRLAVSLFSKTLSKSSQN
- a CDS encoding ATP-binding cassette domain-containing protein, producing MLKLTKITIQLAEKHLFNDFNALVNPGEVLSIMGPSGCGKSTLLDYLSGSLSPAFQASGSLKLDDQELSHLPIERRNVGILYQESLLFPHLTNLENLLFAIPEGIKSKQRSQLALERLSEFNLVDKAYDLPSSLSGGQKARISLLRTLLSEPKYLLLDEPFGKLDKTLRDGVRSFVLEQIQRAQLPTILVTHDQEDTKEMGGTCIQLTSS
- a CDS encoding ABC transporter permease, which encodes MTLRLASNTIMAGIALFIIVGVLGIVAPAFHYLPVLGAHRVSIQPWMDLFLAPEFVSSLQLTLFSGILATLASLLIAFSVVAAFYNSWGLSLVKKSLAPILAIPHAAMAIGLLFLFSPSGWLIRLFTSFDRPPNWITVQDPYALSLIFALIVKETPYLIFIILACLTQIKADDTLKIGQSMGYSRSTVWQKILFPMIYPLIRLPVFVVLAFSLTVVDLALIIGPNTPSTFAVTLFRWFKESDLNERFVASAGAVFLLFLVLIVFMLWEACYQLFTLYSKKKTTSGTRQTYAKKLFKLIGSLYFFLLLNVALSLLILFIWSFAKRWRFPNTLPSSWSLSNLDRHISLVYDLSANTLFIGIVSNLLALIISVVLLESKRINVGRKTLFDRLIYLPILLPQVGFLFGIQIFLIKSGFSGDYISVILLHLFYTLPYVYLTLHGPYLDYNQDYFIQACALKRSTCKTFIQIKLPMLASPILSAFAIGFSVSVAQYLPTLIAGNGLINTLTTEAVTIASSGERKLVSLLALIQAFFPLSVFIMAIWLPKVWTPFRLKIAFYRLKTLNNDTN
- a CDS encoding ABC transporter substrate-binding protein, which gives rise to MMKQIFALSIIAASLNPVHANDWQTTLNEAKGQTVHFNAWGGSENINDYIKWAGQNIQEQYGVTLKQIKLVDTADAIGRILAEKVAGNVSNGSVDLIWLNGENFRSLKDNDFLYGPFSTNLPNYRYIDESSNKSLTLDFGTPVDGMESPWGKAQVVFIHDTQTLPNPPRSIASLLVYAKSHPGRVTYPEPPQFLGTTFLKQALYELMKEKNLLTQAVDTIDFNAATAPLWDYLDELHPVAWRNGTTFPSGADEMMRLLDDQEIDLAFSFDTSAASVQISKGNLAKTVRSYIFDQGTISNTHFLAIPNNSPATAGAQVVANYFLSPEAQLKKQDSEVWGDLTVLSYEKMEREHQLLFDAQPKGLATLTLEALNNSVPEPHSSWVPALEKEWRQRYAK
- a CDS encoding succinylglutamate desuccinylase/aspartoacylase family protein, with amino-acid sequence MPYQIMTHNLPSATPGTSRLIKAHHFGKIGARPKVYLQAGLHADEWPGFLVLNALIKKLKQAEQEGAILGEIIVVPVANPIGLAQNFHGYIPGRFAFSDGGGNFNRNWPQIAEKVEKKIRQDIDGSPEHNTALIRKAIMEEVIKLPENTELQGLRKTLLLMSMDADDVLDLHCSGESCMHAYLPQEFEAYFKPLLVHLKAKLGLSELETGAASFDETNVAVWRHLKKDFAHLVPWGCRSLTLELRGENDISKEMAEEDAAGLFAYLIDRNVVNALPVDPPQSELSYFPLDAMDLVKAPCAGIVCYHKNIGDTVEEGEVIGEVVDLMSDDVEQSSHRLISRTNGVLFARLQRRLVICGESIAKIAGKEHLAYREIGNLFEDK
- a CDS encoding ATP-dependent helicase — encoded protein: MKTNNTSTFTHEQQQVIQHNIATHAKVVAVAGAGKTTTLIARIEFLLQQGVPIQKIGVFMFNKSAQEEFLQRLTCYLNERSYHQTPHVMTFHSFGLKLCRRMEQANLLSSADLITDDFSLVRLIREGMQQLVKKGKKVSLMDEKEWLEDALMFIDHVKAAAEDAHLVYKKSSFNSDRDFFPDLYNAIEGIRKRRNQRFFSDLTLDPLAAIEQDDLAEPILIQGLVPDYDYLLIDEFQDINPCQYRLLKALYKHSKWMIVGDVQQCIYEWRGANPHIMSTEFDEDFHQSDTTNNNVSSYALSQSFRFGHQVGLMASNTIDRNNAENLVIGTGNTTAFSFAKSEKAGQALLTELKQWVTQGERLDDVAVLVRLYSDMVPVQLALMHKNIPYHLHGDSPLLENRQIRMLLAYLAVMAEGFDNPQRFHSKQDIDYLLTVPSLSLSMNERRQFSQRCMTSPHLIPQLIEELSDQQEGWKGKKLQQRSDWLRSLALYRNDPAGGLQHTIEKLGIYRYFESTSSKDIQAKEKIATCDAFIAYVRGVGGTADDILDQLLALAKSPSEEDHNHGVHLMTIHKSKGLEFGKVIMTGLQEGRFPYYEKEVDLAQIEAERRLFYVGITRAKKRLVFLHQPTKSENKLLLEGRLSNKRVTTAGLSRFVFESCPFIAQQVIEAEVKIEQHQEFENIKMDNPKATQRYLESVSFKSAKKLKINVQEVRTLQVGDRVRHEKFGSGVVLNLDQKGNKMIIIDFDLEGVKTFNPKHTRLLKEMAT